A genomic stretch from Desulfatiglans sp. includes:
- a CDS encoding NAD(P)/FAD-dependent oxidoreductase has product MSAENQYDVIIVGAGISGLSAGCAFNRRKNIKIACIEKKGIGSNNPSPLTFFDVIKEHNLLDCIKGGYLSFGFHNHKGSSIRFLFEDQRLVVLDYQKACIKLYNKIKTCHPDFSVINNEVIDVWNEEKGVCIKLKDEEVFHAKILIDCSGKEKLINRLFASEKSELYSHVYGAIFSGLEGFEDNSAYYLWPVKDFGTGGGWFYPLNEGRASFGYAAIADTPNIDYESLKEGFNNALQEFRPYNDYLRKGIIENVESGSIPVLYAERLVYPNILISGDAGGMATNWTCMGIEPSLQYGRLAGEFALKALIDGDSQIIQEYQTIWEKENKATYDSFAKLASTFWNADYNVWEWIIKNDLAYLTPDQMLRRMRKNDNIIKKHQILFRALHNKIKNLFNKKSTLPEQITIQ; this is encoded by the coding sequence ATGAGTGCAGAAAATCAATATGATGTAATAATTGTAGGAGCTGGGATATCAGGGCTGTCGGCAGGGTGTGCTTTTAATAGGCGTAAAAATATTAAAATAGCATGTATTGAAAAAAAGGGTATAGGATCTAACAATCCATCTCCTCTTACATTTTTTGATGTAATAAAAGAGCATAATTTATTGGACTGCATTAAAGGCGGTTATCTGAGCTTTGGTTTTCATAATCATAAGGGAAGTTCTATACGTTTCCTTTTTGAAGATCAACGGTTAGTTGTTCTTGATTATCAAAAGGCATGCATTAAATTGTATAATAAAATTAAGACATGCCATCCTGATTTTTCAGTCATCAATAATGAAGTAATAGACGTCTGGAATGAAGAAAAAGGTGTCTGTATTAAGTTGAAGGATGAAGAAGTTTTTCATGCTAAAATATTGATAGATTGCTCAGGAAAAGAAAAGCTAATAAACAGGTTGTTCGCCAGTGAGAAGTCTGAATTATATAGCCATGTGTACGGAGCAATATTTTCTGGTTTAGAGGGCTTTGAGGATAACTCAGCCTATTACTTATGGCCGGTAAAAGATTTCGGCACAGGTGGAGGCTGGTTTTATCCATTAAATGAAGGGAGAGCAAGTTTTGGATATGCTGCAATTGCTGACACTCCTAATATTGATTATGAATCTCTCAAGGAGGGGTTTAATAATGCGTTACAGGAATTTCGACCATATAATGATTACCTGAGAAAAGGAATAATTGAGAATGTAGAGAGTGGAAGTATCCCGGTTTTGTATGCTGAAAGACTTGTGTATCCCAATATACTGATTTCGGGAGACGCAGGTGGAATGGCTACAAATTGGACATGTATGGGTATTGAGCCCTCACTCCAATACGGTCGTTTAGCAGGGGAATTTGCTCTGAAAGCCTTGATAGATGGTGACTCTCAAATTATACAAGAATACCAAACTATATGGGAAAAAGAGAATAAAGCTACCTATGATTCCTTTGCAAAGTTAGCATCAACGTTCTGGAATGCAGACTATAACGTTTGGGAGTGGATAATAAAGAACGATCTTGCTTATCTTACTCCTGATCAAATGCTTAGGCGGATGAGGAAAAATGACAATATAATTAAAAAACATCAGATTTTATTCAGAGCCTTACATAATAAAATAAAAAACTTATTTAATAAAAAATCAACCCTTCCAGAGCAGATTACTATCCAATAA